From a region of the Plodia interpunctella isolate USDA-ARS_2022_Savannah chromosome 13, ilPloInte3.2, whole genome shotgun sequence genome:
- the LOC128674798 gene encoding ATP-dependent RNA helicase DDX42, whose translation MSYNSGGSGGKGFGFAGFTMPKRNPSNVSLHAVPPPTTPMHAVPPPTSGLSKQGYSTMTSITQNAVTGNWGTLGKKRSKTEDEYFDEDDEPPTPALAYIPAPGSPTYDQASGSKANEEEEDPLDAYMAGLEKQAAKDMVASKENAASGKGDSNRGTRGDIDEMDDEESYYKYMEENPLNHDDGSDIEIEYDEDGNPIPPPKKKFIDPLPPIDHSEIEYEPFEKNFYTEHEDIEKLTTQQVEELKKNLGVKITGPDPPKPVSSFGHLGFDEQLMKAIRRSEYSQPTPIQAAGVPAALSGRDLIGIARTGSGKTAAFLWPLLVHIMDQKELAPGDGPIGLILAPTRELAQQIYMEAKKFGKVYNIRCVCCYGGGSKWEQTKALEGGGAEIIVGTPGRVIDLIKCKATNLQRVTYLVLDEADRMFDMGFEPQVRSICNHVRPERQALLFSATFPRRVERLARDALHDPVRVQHGAAGEACDLVTQHVRIFNKPDDKWTWLLQNLIEFLSAGSVLIFVTKKLEAEQTAANLGVQQYDALLLHGDMEQADRNKVITAFKRHETSILVATDVAARGLDIPHIRTVVNYTVSRDIDTHTHRVGRTGRAGVRGSAYTLLDRHKDKDFAGHLLRNLEGAQQEVPEELSNLAMQSAWFRKSRFKKSKGKNLNVGGCGLGYKERPGLPPPGPEPAPAAGGPATDRLASLKQAFRSQYNQFTASSDHSWEQTLTTIQPGVNAPASQSQESKAERIRKSGKKSRWE comes from the exons ACGCAGAATGCTGTTACTGGCAATTGGGGCACGCTAGGAAAGAAGCGGTCAAAAACTGAGGATGA GTACTTTGATGAAGATGATGAGCCTCCAACTCCGGCACTAGCATACATACCAGCTCCAGGCAGTCCCACATATGACCAAGCATCTGGTTCTAAG GctaatgaagaagaagaagacccCCTGGACGCCTACATGGCTGGGTTGGAGAAGCAAGCAGCCAAGGACATGGTCGCGAGCAAGGAGAATGCTGCCAGTGGGAAAGGGGATAGTAACAGAGGAACCCGGGGGGATATCGATGAGATGGACGATGAGGAGAGTTATTACAA GTACATGGAAGAAAACCCCCTCAACCATGATGACGGCTCAGATATTGAAATCGAGTATGACGAGGATGGCAACCCCATACCACCTCCGAAGAAGAAGTTCATTGACCCATTGCCTCCCATAGACCACTCAGAGATTGAATATGAACCGTTTGAGAAGAACTTCTATACGGAACACGAGGATATAGAGAAACTGACTACACAGCAAGTCGAAGAGTTGAAGAAGAATTTAGGAGTGAAG ATAACAGGGCCTGATCCTCCGAAGCCGGTGAGCAGTTTCGGCCATCTCGGCTTCGACGAGCAGTTGATGAAGGCCATCCGTCGCTCGGAGTACTCGCAGCCGACGCCCATACAAGCCGCTGGCGTGCCTGCGGCTTTGTCCGGGAGGGATCTCATTG GTATCGCACGAACTGGTTCCGGCAAAACGGCAGCATTTTTATGGCCCTTGCTCGTGCACATCATGGACCAGAAGGAGTTGGCGCCGGGAGATGGACCTATAGGGCTTATACTAGCGCCTACTAGAGAATTGGCTCAACAG ATCTATATGGAAGCGAAGAAGTTCGGCAAAGTGTACAACATAAGATGTGTGTGCTGCTATGGAGGCGGCTCCAAGTGGGAGCAGACCAAAGCGTTGGAAG GTGGCGGTGCAGAAATAATAGTGGGTACTCCTGGCAGAGTGATAGACCTCATTAAATGTAAGGCAACCAATCTGCAGAGGGTCACGTACCTGGTGCTTGACGAGGCTGATCGGATGTTCGACATGGGCTTTG AGCCACAAGTCCGCAGCATCTGCAACCACGTCCGACCGGAGAGACAGGCGTTGCTGTTCTCGGCGACTTTTCCCCGCCGCGTGGAGCGTTTGGCGCGCGACGCCCTGCACGACCCCGTGAGGGTGCAGCACGGGGCCGCGGGCGAGGCCTGCGATCTGGTCACGCAGCACGTCAG AATATTCAACAAGCCAGACGACAAGTGGACGTGGCTTCTACAAAACCTGATCGAATTCCTATCGGCCGGCAGCGTTCTCATATTCGTCACTAAGAAG TTGGAAGCGGAGCAGACGGCCGCCAACCTGGGCGTGCAGCAGTATGACGCGTTGCTTCTACACGGCGACATGGAGCAGGCTGACAGGAACAAAGTGATCACGGCCTTCAAGAGGCATGAGACCAGCATTCTGGTCGCTACTGATGTCGCTG CCCGTGGTCTGGACATTCCCCACATCAGAACGGTCGTAAACTATACGGTGTCGCGGGACatagacacacacacacacagagtGGGCAGGACCGGCCGCGCTGGGGTCCGGGGCTCCGCATACACGTTGCTGGATCGACATAAGGATAAAGACTTTGCTGGGCATTTGTTAAGAAACTTGGAGGGAGCGCAGcag GAGGTGCCGGAGGAGCTGAGCAACCTGGCGATGCAGTCGGCGTGGTTCCGCAAATCGCGCTTCAAGAAGAGCAAGGGAAAAAACCTCAACGTCGGCGGCTGCGGACTGGG ATACAAGGAGCGGCCGGGGCTGCCGCCGCCGGGCCCGGAGCCGGCGCCGGCGGCCGGCGGCCCCGCCACCGACCGCCTCGCCTCGCTCAAACAGGCCTTCCGCTCACAATACAACCAG TTCACAGCATCGTCAGACCACTCTTGGGAGCAAACTTTGACGACAATCCAACCCGGGGTCAACGCCCCCGCATCTCAGTCTCAAGAGTCCAAAGCGGAAAGAATTCGCAAGAGCGGCAAAAAGAGTCGCTGGGAGTAg